A stretch of the Vitis vinifera cultivar Pinot Noir 40024 chromosome 16, ASM3070453v1 genome encodes the following:
- the LOC109121951 gene encoding uncharacterized protein LOC109121951, giving the protein MASETSSSVTGTMFGQELVSNGGAEGSSFLITRHKLTGHNYHQWAKAVLMFITGRGKDEYLFSTTEPPKKDDKRFKVWNTENNLVMSWLINAMDTEIGQNFLFYDAAHEIWMAAKETYSDSDNIADLFDIKGALHDLRQDKSLDEVRGRILGTKPLPTIQEAFSEVRREESRKKLMMGTMPFSNVQEGSTLISQGSTNIQEGTALVSQGSTYDARQKKGRPWCDHCRRPGHTKETCWKIHGKPADWKSNKEKEA; this is encoded by the exons ATGGCCTCGGAAACCAGCAGCAGCGTTACGGGAACCATGTTTGGCCAGGAACTTGTGAGCAATGGTGGTGCAGAAGGTTCATCATTCCTCATCACTCGGCACAAGTTAACTGGCCACAATTACCATCAATGGGCGAAGGCAGTTCTGATGTTTATCACAGGCAGAGGTAAGGATGAATACCTTTTCAGCACTACTGAACCGCCTAAGAAGGATGATAAAAGATTCAAGGTTTGGAACACCGAAAACAATCTAGTTATGTCTTGGCTGATCAATGCAATGGACACAGAAATAGGTCAAAATTTTCTGTTTTATGATGCTGCACATGAAATCTGGATGGCAGCAAAGGAAACATACTCTGACAGTGACAATATTGCTGATCTATTTGACATCAAGGGAGCCCTACATGATCTAAGGCAAG ACAAATCCCTAGATGAAGTAAGAGGGAGAATCCTTGGAACCAAGCCTCTCCCTACTATTCAAGAAGCTTTCTCAGAGGTTAGAAGAGAAGAAAGCAGGAAGAAGCTGATGATGGGAACAATGCCATTCTCCAATGTTCAGGAAGGATCAACACTCATCTCCCAAGGCTCCACAAACATTCAAGAAGGAACTGCCCTTGTTTCCCAAGGATCTACCTATGATGCAAGGCAGAAGAAAGGAAGACCATGGTGTGATCATTGCCGCAGACCAGGTCACACCAAAGAAACATGTTGGAAAATACACGGGAAGCCCGCTGACTGGAAGTCAAACAAGGAGAAGGAGGCATGA